Proteins encoded together in one Riemerella anatipestifer window:
- a CDS encoding cation transporter: MQKTTFKIAKMDCPSEEQMIRMKLDDLTNIQSLEFDIPNRLLHVFHIDNNEQIFQRLDTLKFDTSILSTVSVDNFTATDNQNDERKTLWTVLIINFLFFAIEIVTGLISNSMGLVADSLDMLADSIVYGLALIAVGGTVVRKKNIAKFAGYFQILLAVIGFIEVVRRFIGVEKMPDFQTMIFVSIVALIANVICLYLLQKRKSKEAHMQASMIFTSNDIIINSGVITAGLLVNWLNSGYPDLIIGAIVFVIVARGAYRILQLSK, translated from the coding sequence ATGCAAAAAACGACATTTAAGATAGCAAAAATGGACTGTCCATCAGAAGAACAAATGATTCGGATGAAACTTGACGATTTGACAAATATTCAATCGTTAGAATTTGACATACCCAACCGACTTTTACACGTTTTTCATATAGACAATAATGAACAAATTTTTCAGCGACTTGACACATTAAAATTTGACACTTCAATTCTCTCGACTGTTTCGGTTGACAATTTTACAGCAACTGACAATCAAAATGACGAAAGAAAAACCTTATGGACTGTTTTAATAATAAATTTTTTGTTTTTCGCCATTGAAATTGTAACAGGACTTATATCAAACTCAATGGGCTTGGTTGCCGACAGTTTAGATATGCTGGCTGACAGTATTGTTTATGGACTTGCATTAATTGCTGTTGGCGGAACAGTAGTCAGAAAAAAGAATATCGCAAAATTTGCAGGATACTTTCAAATTCTTCTTGCTGTAATTGGTTTTATAGAGGTAGTCAGACGATTTATTGGAGTCGAGAAAATGCCTGACTTTCAAACAATGATTTTCGTTTCGATTGTAGCGTTAATAGCTAATGTTATTTGTCTGTATTTATTGCAAAAGAGAAAAAGCAAAGAAGCTCATATGCAAGCAAGTATGATTTTTACTTCAAATGACATAATCATAAATTCGGGAGTAATTACAGCAGGACTTTTGGTTAATTGGCTCAATTCAGGTTATCCCGACTTAATTATTGGAGCAATTGTATTTGTCATTGTAGCGAGAGGAGCTTACAGAATTTTACAGCTATCAAAATGA
- a CDS encoding DUF262 domain-containing protein yields MSKLNVDQKTIMLLFSDKKSDFLIPDYQRPYAWEEGQCQTLWDDIFSFAFPDNNYEKFNKDEEYFLGSIVTFENENGKKEVIDGQQRLTTLMLLLRAFYSKFGNMQDNNSKNTRERIAQCLWKTNEFGEADLENLKIDSEVATDNDKEEFLEILRTGIVNKGQKSNYAKNYIFFQQKIDEFLSEFPSYFAYLPARILQNCILLPIEAESQDTALRIFSTLNDRGLPLSDADIFKAQFYKHYGAKNEKDAFIEKWKELEEISSRIFKPLNGTPMDELFTRYMYFVRAKQGNKSSTTEALRKFYEKGKYAILKQDETLPNLKILVDFWNDVYTQNTERFSPKILRKLFILNYAPNGMWTYFLSVYFLHNRNEKDQLDENKLEIFLNKIIAFVWGYAFTNPGVNALRTPVYSEMINVVTNKEVNFDEHKFEENTLRTAINNFEFKNGRPITRAMLTWWAFNDNNQEIPALNINFDIEHIFARKRQENDKTLTNTKNLESLGNKVLLEDKINIRAADYRFNDKVKYYKGFTNDKGQHKKGTIIQELVNLANDKSDFTEQDIINRTEEITNNFIDYLRDNNLIKKNLQ; encoded by the coding sequence ATGTCAAAACTAAATGTTGACCAAAAGACAATAATGTTATTATTTTCCGACAAGAAATCGGATTTTCTCATTCCTGACTATCAAAGACCATATGCTTGGGAGGAAGGACAATGCCAAACGCTCTGGGACGATATTTTTTCATTTGCATTTCCCGACAATAACTATGAAAAGTTCAACAAAGATGAAGAGTATTTTTTAGGTTCGATTGTAACATTTGAAAATGAAAATGGAAAAAAGGAAGTTATTGACGGACAGCAACGCTTGACTACTTTAATGCTTCTACTTCGTGCATTTTACTCGAAATTTGGTAATATGCAAGACAATAATTCCAAAAACACAAGAGAAAGAATTGCTCAATGTTTATGGAAAACAAATGAGTTTGGAGAAGCGGATTTAGAAAATTTAAAAATTGATTCAGAAGTTGCAACAGACAACGACAAAGAAGAATTTTTAGAAATATTAAGAACAGGAATTGTAAACAAGGGACAAAAAAGTAATTATGCTAAAAACTATATTTTCTTTCAACAAAAGATAGATGAGTTTTTAAGTGAATTCCCATCTTATTTTGCGTATTTGCCTGCACGAATTTTACAAAACTGTATCCTTTTACCAATAGAAGCAGAATCACAAGACACAGCATTAAGAATATTCTCAACATTAAACGATAGAGGACTTCCTTTGTCAGATGCGGACATATTTAAAGCACAATTTTACAAACATTATGGTGCAAAAAACGAAAAGGATGCTTTTATTGAGAAATGGAAAGAGCTAGAAGAAATAAGTAGTCGAATTTTTAAACCTCTTAACGGAACACCAATGGATGAACTTTTTACAAGATATATGTATTTTGTTCGTGCAAAACAAGGTAATAAATCAAGTACAACAGAGGCACTTCGAAAATTCTACGAAAAAGGTAAATATGCAATTTTAAAACAAGATGAAACTTTACCAAATCTTAAAATTTTAGTAGATTTTTGGAATGACGTTTACACCCAAAATACAGAAAGATTTTCGCCTAAAATTTTGAGAAAACTATTTATTTTGAACTATGCTCCAAACGGAATGTGGACATATTTTTTATCTGTTTACTTTTTACACAACAGAAACGAAAAAGACCAGTTAGATGAAAATAAACTTGAAATTTTCTTAAACAAAATTATTGCATTTGTTTGGGGTTATGCTTTCACAAATCCGGGTGTAAATGCTTTGAGAACTCCTGTTTATAGTGAAATGATAAATGTTGTTACAAATAAAGAAGTAAATTTTGACGAACATAAATTTGAAGAAAACACTTTAAGAACTGCGATTAACAACTTTGAATTTAAAAACGGAAGACCTATAACACGGGCAATGCTTACTTGGTGGGCATTTAATGACAATAATCAAGAAATACCTGCTTTAAATATAAACTTTGATATTGAGCATATTTTTGCTCGCAAAAGACAAGAAAACGACAAAACTTTAACCAACACCAAAAATCTTGAATCACTTGGAAACAAAGTATTATTAGAAGACAAAATTAATATTAGAGCAGCTGATTACAGATTTAACGACAAAGTGAAATATTATAAAGGATTTACTAACGACAAAGGGCAACATAAAAAGGGAACAATAATCCAAGAATTGGTTAATTTAGCAAATGATAAAAGCGATTTTACAGAACAAGACATTATAAACCGTACTGAAGAAATTACTAACAATTTTATCGACTATTTAAGAGATAACAACTTAATTAAAAAGAATTTACAATAA
- a CDS encoding zeta toxin family protein has translation MNDKKLYIIAGCNGAGKTTASFTILPEILDCKEFVNADEIAKGLSPFQPEKVSFEAGRIMLNRINELLSENENFAFETTLSTKSYKSKINEAKDKGYRVILLFFWLQNIDLAKERVKIRVFEGGHNIEPEVIERRYIRGIKNLFDIYLPIVDGAFIFDNSEVQHKLIADKQIDNLLNIVDIDKFNLLKNYYDNN, from the coding sequence ATGAATGACAAAAAACTTTACATAATCGCAGGCTGCAACGGAGCAGGAAAAACAACTGCATCGTTTACGATTTTGCCAGAGATTTTAGATTGTAAAGAATTTGTGAATGCTGACGAAATTGCAAAAGGACTTTCTCCTTTTCAGCCCGAAAAAGTTTCTTTTGAAGCTGGGCGAATAATGCTAAACAGAATTAACGAGCTGCTTTCAGAAAACGAAAATTTTGCATTTGAAACAACTTTATCAACCAAAAGTTATAAAAGCAAAATTAACGAAGCAAAAGATAAAGGCTATCGAGTAATTTTATTATTCTTTTGGCTTCAAAACATCGATTTAGCTAAAGAACGTGTAAAAATAAGGGTTTTTGAAGGTGGACATAATATAGAACCAGAAGTTATTGAAAGAAGATATATCAGAGGCATTAAAAATTTGTTCGACATTTATCTTCCAATTGTTGATGGAGCATTTATTTTTGACAATTCTGAAGTACAACACAAATTGATTGCAGACAAACAAATAGACAATTTATTGAACATTGTAGACATAGACAAGTTTAATCTTTTAAAAAATTACTATGACAACAACTGA